Proteins from a genomic interval of Candidatus Methanoperedens sp.:
- a CDS encoding dihydromethanopterin reductase (acceptor): MIIAWGITGAGHFLKESFDIFKNLKKKNKDLRINSFVSRAGEEVIAMYGLKNELSGISCGDYLEEAFYESQQGSSFPKTGRFLLKRYDCLIVSPATSNTTAKLAYGIADTLVTNAVAQAVKGNVPVFIVPVDISGTIESKMPYSIDREICMRCELCPPAEECPEHAITDQIQLLKCTGCGLCVRLCSFGAIRGGLARLKVRDVDSKNVRILQGLEGITVLDNPDGIPDVIKNLKSMQKLKY, encoded by the coding sequence ATGATAATCGCATGGGGTATCACCGGCGCAGGCCATTTCCTGAAGGAGAGTTTCGATATTTTTAAGAATCTCAAAAAAAAAAATAAAGACCTGAGGATCAATTCCTTTGTATCACGCGCAGGTGAGGAAGTGATTGCCATGTACGGCCTCAAGAACGAGCTTTCCGGTATCTCCTGCGGCGATTACCTTGAGGAGGCATTTTATGAAAGCCAGCAGGGTTCAAGTTTCCCAAAAACCGGAAGGTTCCTGCTGAAAAGATACGATTGCCTGATCGTCTCTCCTGCCACATCCAATACCACAGCAAAGCTCGCTTACGGGATAGCGGATACCCTCGTGACCAATGCAGTTGCTCAGGCTGTAAAGGGAAATGTCCCTGTTTTCATTGTGCCTGTGGATATTTCAGGAACCATAGAGTCGAAGATGCCCTACTCTATTGACCGTGAGATATGCATGAGATGCGAACTCTGCCCTCCCGCTGAAGAATGCCCTGAACATGCGATCACAGACCAGATCCAGCTCTTAAAATGCACCGGATGCGGGCTCTGTGTCAGGCTTTGCAGCTTCGGAGCCATTCGAGGAGGACTGGCCCGGCTCAAAGTCCGGGATGTGGATTCGAAAAATGTGAGAATATTGCAGGGACTTGAGGGAATAACAGTGCTTGACAATCCTGATGGCATTCCTGATGTGATCAAAAATCTAAAATCTATGCAAAAATTGAAGTACTAA
- a CDS encoding LSM domain-containing protein, with protein sequence MFPNKKVQTLIGKRVQVEMKGDKHTLEGKLESADDNLNLHLVDTFEIADGAKSRSLGSVVLRGNNIILLCPIGE encoded by the coding sequence TTGTTCCCAAATAAGAAAGTCCAAACATTAATAGGTAAACGTGTACAGGTAGAAATGAAAGGCGATAAACATACTCTTGAGGGAAAACTTGAGAGCGCTGATGATAATCTGAATCTGCATCTTGTAGATACTTTTGAGATCGCAGATGGAGCGAAGTCCCGCTCTCTTGGTTCGGTGGTATTAAGAGGAAATAATATAATCCTGCTATGTCCTATCGGGGAGTAG
- a CDS encoding Lrp/AsnC family transcriptional regulator translates to MEIEEKVLKLIKSRKKGILQNELWKKADIDRRKCSRILDKLEKEGKIAREQESTKGTRTFRISYLEPKKEITRNFKLLLVRDAFEPCTGCALECIPEHCIALSEWVLCLANEE, encoded by the coding sequence ATGGAAATAGAAGAAAAAGTCCTGAAATTGATAAAGTCCAGGAAAAAAGGGATTTTACAGAATGAACTCTGGAAGAAAGCCGATATAGACCGCCGCAAATGCTCACGGATTCTTGACAAGCTTGAAAAAGAAGGAAAGATAGCAAGGGAGCAGGAATCAACGAAGGGAACAAGGACGTTCCGCATCAGTTACTTAGAGCCCAAAAAAGAAATAACCAGGAATTTCAAGCTGTTGCTTGTGAGGGATGCGTTCGAACCCTGTACGGGATGCGCGCTTGAATGCATACCGGAACATTGCATAGCTCTTTCTGAATGGGTTTTATGTCTCGCCAACGAAGAATAG
- the rtcA gene encoding RNA 3'-terminal phosphate cyclase, with translation MQNNDASVKIDGSYGEGGGQILRTAVALSAVTGKPVEIDNIRKNRPKPGLAPQHVKAVKGAASICNAEVKGCDLHSTHLNFRPGRIKGGMYDIDIGTAGSISLLLQCLMPAACHAQGTIKLKITGGTDVSWSPSIDYLRFVTLFALSRMGYDCELELVRRGYYPRGGGCVEAVINPSVLGKMSFDRNTCEIVKGISHSSGLPGHVTERQAASAEKILQAEGYRTEILREVNNYPSIGSGITLWCGTIGAGALGERGLRAEKVGSSAASAMISELKAGAGVDIYLADQLVPFIALAGNGSFTTRLITPHTRTNIWVTEEFLDLKFKIEELETGLFKVSV, from the coding sequence ATGCAGAACAATGATGCATCTGTGAAGATAGATGGGTCATACGGCGAAGGCGGGGGTCAGATATTGAGAACGGCAGTTGCGCTTTCGGCTGTCACGGGAAAGCCTGTCGAGATAGATAATATCCGCAAGAATAGGCCAAAACCGGGGCTCGCACCACAGCATGTGAAAGCTGTGAAGGGAGCTGCATCCATCTGCAACGCAGAGGTAAAAGGGTGCGATCTGCATTCCACTCACCTGAATTTTAGGCCCGGAAGAATTAAAGGCGGGATGTACGATATCGATATAGGTACAGCCGGCAGCATATCTCTTCTTCTTCAATGTCTCATGCCTGCCGCCTGCCACGCGCAGGGAACCATTAAGCTAAAGATAACAGGCGGGACAGATGTCTCATGGTCCCCGTCGATCGATTATCTCAGGTTCGTGACGCTATTTGCTTTATCCAGGATGGGATATGACTGCGAGCTGGAACTTGTTCGCAGAGGCTATTATCCGCGTGGTGGAGGATGTGTGGAAGCTGTGATCAATCCATCTGTCCTGGGAAAAATGAGTTTTGACAGAAATACATGTGAGATCGTGAAAGGAATATCCCATTCATCAGGTTTACCCGGACATGTAACTGAAAGACAGGCAGCATCTGCAGAAAAAATATTGCAGGCGGAAGGCTACAGAACTGAAATTTTACGCGAGGTAAATAACTATCCATCTATCGGAAGCGGTATAACCCTCTGGTGTGGAACGATCGGCGCAGGCGCCCTGGGAGAACGGGGCTTAAGAGCTGAGAAGGTGGGCAGCAGTGCAGCTTCTGCGATGATTTCGGAATTGAAAGCCGGTGCAGGCGTGGATATCTATCTAGCCGACCAGTTAGTCCCCTTTATTGCCCTGGCAGGAAACGGTTCTTTCACAACCCGGCTCATAACACCTCACACCCGGACCAATATATGGGTAACAGAAGAGTTCCTGGATTTAAAATTCAAGATAGAAGAACTGGAAACAGGATTATTCAAAGTGTCGGTTTAA
- the larA gene encoding nickel-dependent lactate racemase, whose translation MLYHLPYGQTELSILIPPDCQVEVVKPRYLGAVTDELKEIDRALKNPINCRRLREIAMQGKKAIIIVNDTTRPTPTSRLLPLLISELRAGKVEDITIVFGLGIHRKQTEDEKRAIVGELNGKVKCIEHDTNDCVYVGTTTRGTPVEIFRPVAEADIVVCTGTIEFHYYAGYSGGAKSILPAVSSKRSINANHALMLDPKSSAGRLESPVREDLEEAAGMVGIDFILNVVLNEKKEIVFAAAGDYIDAHRRGAAFLDKVSKIEVKPADIIIVSPGGWPRDIDIFQSHKALEHAKNAIKEGGSIILVAECREGYGNRIFEDWLNFDKDEVIERFKKGFVMGGHKAALIAALTERVDLYLVSSLQDDMVRKAYFIPATLEDALGTALQKQGETARIIIMPYGGSTLITGNGPIIKSL comes from the coding sequence GTGCTGTATCATTTGCCTTACGGTCAAACCGAATTATCTATTCTTATTCCTCCAGATTGCCAGGTTGAAGTCGTAAAACCAAGATACTTAGGGGCTGTCACCGACGAGCTGAAAGAGATAGACAGAGCATTGAAAAATCCAATCAACTGCAGGCGTTTGCGCGAGATTGCCATGCAGGGGAAGAAAGCAATAATTATCGTCAATGACACAACACGCCCCACTCCCACCTCAAGGCTTCTGCCTTTGCTGATTTCCGAATTAAGGGCCGGCAAGGTTGAGGATATTACCATTGTATTCGGGCTGGGGATCCACAGGAAACAAACGGAAGATGAGAAGAGGGCCATCGTGGGGGAATTGAACGGGAAAGTAAAATGCATTGAGCACGACACAAATGATTGTGTTTATGTTGGCACTACCACCAGGGGCACGCCAGTGGAGATTTTCAGACCTGTTGCAGAAGCTGATATCGTGGTTTGTACGGGCACAATAGAGTTCCATTACTATGCGGGCTATTCCGGTGGGGCAAAATCAATTCTGCCTGCGGTCTCATCAAAGAGAAGTATCAATGCGAACCATGCCCTGATGCTGGACCCGAAATCATCAGCAGGAAGGCTTGAAAGCCCTGTGAGGGAAGACCTTGAAGAGGCGGCGGGAATGGTTGGTATCGATTTCATCCTGAATGTAGTGCTGAACGAAAAGAAAGAAATAGTTTTTGCGGCGGCCGGTGATTACATCGATGCGCACAGGAGAGGCGCGGCTTTTCTCGATAAGGTTTCAAAAATTGAGGTCAAGCCTGCGGATATCATAATCGTTTCCCCGGGAGGATGGCCCAGGGATATAGATATATTCCAGTCGCATAAGGCGCTTGAGCATGCAAAGAATGCGATAAAAGAAGGAGGTTCCATCATCCTTGTTGCAGAGTGCAGGGAGGGGTACGGGAACCGTATTTTCGAAGATTGGCTGAACTTTGACAAAGACGAGGTGATAGAGAGGTTCAAAAAAGGATTCGTTATGGGTGGGCATAAGGCAGCGCTCATTGCGGCTTTAACGGAGAGGGTAGATCTCTATCTCGTGTCTTCGCTGCAGGATGATATGGTCAGAAAAGCGTATTTTATTCCTGCAACTTTAGAAGATGCACTGGGCACTGCGCTTCAAAAACAGGGTGAAACTGCCCGAATAATCATCATGCCTTACGGGGGCTCCACCCTGATTACCGGGAACGGACCGATAATTAAGAGCCTATGA
- a CDS encoding ATP-binding cassette domain-containing protein: MVIKTENLTKRYGKITAVDSLDLHIEEGEIFGLLGPNGAGKTTLISMLCTILKPTSGKAWVNGFDIVRESAKVRKSIGIVFQQPSVDDLLTGRENLAMHNLLFGVPRDIRKQRIDEVLSLVNLEKRADDLVNTYSGGMRRRLELGRGVMHHPKILFLDEPTLGLDPQTREHIWEYIQDLAKKECMTVMLTTHYMEEAEQLCDRVAIIDYGRVVALDSPHTLKNRIVGDVVKLKQKYPDIETVRKLDYVKNVQEKDGLLYLSIKDASKHLQDLLSHTGPIDFVEVRSGTLNDVFLHYTGREIRESEGEGGFWERVMKK; this comes from the coding sequence ATGGTCATTAAAACCGAGAATCTTACCAAAAGATACGGAAAAATAACAGCCGTAGACTCTCTTGATCTTCACATCGAAGAGGGTGAGATCTTCGGGCTTCTCGGGCCGAATGGCGCAGGAAAGACCACGCTTATCTCAATGCTCTGCACTATTTTGAAGCCCACATCAGGCAAGGCATGGGTGAATGGTTTTGACATCGTTCGGGAATCGGCAAAGGTCAGGAAATCTATAGGCATCGTTTTCCAGCAGCCAAGCGTTGACGACCTGCTCACGGGACGAGAGAACCTTGCAATGCACAACCTCCTTTTTGGGGTGCCCCGTGATATACGAAAGCAGCGCATCGATGAGGTCCTCTCGCTTGTGAACCTGGAAAAGCGGGCGGACGACCTGGTAAACACTTACTCTGGCGGCATGAGGCGCAGACTTGAACTTGGGCGCGGGGTAATGCACCACCCCAAAATACTTTTCCTGGATGAGCCAACGCTCGGTCTTGACCCGCAGACAAGAGAACACATCTGGGAATATATCCAGGACCTTGCGAAAAAGGAATGCATGACCGTCATGCTGACCACGCATTATATGGAAGAGGCTGAACAGTTATGCGACAGGGTCGCAATAATTGATTACGGCAGAGTTGTTGCACTTGATTCCCCGCACACACTAAAAAATAGGATTGTCGGAGATGTAGTTAAACTGAAACAGAAGTATCCAGATATTGAAACGGTAAGAAAGCTCGATTATGTAAAAAATGTCCAGGAAAAAGATGGTTTGCTGTATCTTTCCATCAAAGATGCAAGCAAGCATCTGCAGGACCTCCTCAGCCACACGGGCCCCATAGATTTCGTGGAAGTGAGAAGCGGTACGCTCAACGACGTGTTCCTGCATTATACGGGAAGGGAGATACGGGAATCTGAAGGTGAAGGCGGTTTCTGGGAAAGGGTGATGAAGAAATGA
- a CDS encoding ABC transporter permease, with protein sequence MSLLMNELEGMYAVWLREAKIYVREKERLISSAVSPLLWIFGFGTGIGANLKSIEGLPYQVFIYPGIVVMAVLFTSLFYGIYIIWDRKLDFLKEVLVAPVSRASVFAGKVLGGATDAMVQVIFLLIIGLLISIPLTPIRIIEAFLMLLLISIAMVSIGLVIGANLQSPEGFGLVINFVMWPMFFFSNALFTLESTPRWLSTLIYINPLTYGVDAVRGIILGINHFPFYLDVAVMMIFAAIMMVLGVLSFRRM encoded by the coding sequence ATGAGCCTGCTTATGAATGAACTTGAGGGAATGTACGCAGTCTGGCTTCGTGAGGCTAAGATTTATGTCAGGGAAAAGGAACGGCTCATATCTTCGGCAGTCTCACCGCTTCTCTGGATATTCGGTTTCGGAACGGGTATAGGGGCAAACCTGAAATCTATCGAGGGATTACCATACCAGGTTTTTATCTATCCCGGGATAGTGGTCATGGCGGTATTGTTCACATCACTCTTCTACGGGATATACATAATCTGGGACCGGAAGCTTGATTTTCTAAAAGAAGTGCTGGTAGCGCCTGTATCAAGAGCCAGTGTGTTCGCGGGAAAGGTGTTGGGCGGAGCAACAGATGCAATGGTGCAGGTGATATTTCTTCTGATAATCGGTCTTCTAATAAGTATCCCATTGACGCCGATCAGAATCATTGAAGCGTTTCTCATGCTCCTTTTAATCTCCATTGCAATGGTAAGCATTGGTTTAGTGATAGGCGCAAACCTGCAGAGCCCGGAAGGTTTTGGGCTTGTGATTAACTTTGTCATGTGGCCCATGTTCTTCTTTAGCAATGCCCTGTTTACGTTGGAAAGTACACCCAGATGGCTTAGCACGCTGATATATATCAATCCTTTAACGTATGGAGTGGATGCTGTGCGCGGCATTATCCTTGGTATCAATCATTTTCCATTCTATCTTGATGTAGCAGTAATGATGATTTTTGCAGCGATAATGATGGTCCTGGGAGTGTTGAGCTTCAGGAGAATGTAA
- the cysS gene encoding cysteine--tRNA ligase, whose product MLKLFNTFTRRREKFEPLGDIVGIYTCGPSVYQYAHIGNFRTFIFEDVLVRYLRFKGFRVKRVMNLTDIEDKALTTARKEGKSLKELTEFYSKVFFEDMKTLNLLPADVFPRATEHVPEIIKIIKKLMENGYAYCGTDGSIYYDVSKFKGWGKLSHLKLKPGKKKIKRDEWGEESAIISDFALWKSYEKEDGDVFWETELGKGRPGWHIECSAMCSRHLGTRFDLHIGGVDNIFPHHENVIAQNFGAFGENPSRYWLHCRHLMVDGKKMSKSAGNFFTTRDLLDKGYKPMAIKYHLLSMNYRRRLNFTFQGLEEAGKKLERIQSIIERLKTAEGTEDAEKIARRAGKKFEQSLDDNLNTGKALKILEEFTEEIGTINPDKRSLEKILETFKTMDSILGLDLFKPS is encoded by the coding sequence ATGTTGAAACTTTTTAACACTTTCACACGCAGAAGAGAGAAATTTGAGCCCCTGGGTGATATTGTTGGGATTTACACATGCGGGCCATCGGTGTACCAGTACGCACACATAGGGAATTTCAGGACTTTCATATTTGAAGACGTGCTGGTCAGGTACCTCAGGTTCAAAGGTTTCAGGGTTAAGAGAGTAATGAACCTGACCGATATCGAGGACAAGGCATTGACAACTGCCAGGAAAGAGGGAAAATCCTTGAAGGAATTGACGGAATTTTATTCTAAAGTGTTCTTTGAGGACATGAAAACCTTAAATCTCCTGCCTGCAGATGTTTTCCCAAGAGCTACGGAACATGTCCCGGAGATCATCAAAATTATCAAAAAACTAATGGAAAACGGTTATGCTTATTGCGGAACCGATGGCTCGATATACTACGATGTATCCAAATTCAAGGGCTGGGGAAAACTCTCACATCTGAAGCTTAAACCCGGGAAGAAGAAAATAAAGCGCGATGAATGGGGGGAGGAATCGGCAATAATCTCTGATTTCGCGCTATGGAAATCATACGAAAAAGAGGACGGAGATGTTTTCTGGGAAACCGAACTGGGTAAAGGGCGTCCTGGCTGGCATATCGAGTGTTCAGCAATGTGTTCCAGGCATCTTGGGACACGGTTTGATTTACATATAGGAGGCGTGGACAATATTTTTCCGCATCATGAGAACGTGATAGCCCAGAATTTTGGCGCTTTCGGCGAAAACCCATCGCGATACTGGCTCCATTGCAGGCACCTTATGGTTGACGGGAAGAAGATGTCAAAATCTGCGGGGAATTTCTTTACCACACGTGACCTTCTTGATAAAGGATACAAACCAATGGCAATAAAATATCATCTTTTATCTATGAATTACAGGAGAAGGCTTAATTTTACATTCCAGGGGCTTGAGGAGGCGGGGAAAAAACTTGAAAGAATCCAGAGCATCATTGAAAGGTTAAAGACGGCCGAAGGTACAGAAGATGCCGAGAAAATAGCCAGGAGAGCTGGAAAGAAATTTGAGCAGAGTCTGGATGATAACCTGAACACGGGTAAGGCTTTAAAAATATTGGAAGAGTTTACCGAAGAGATCGGAACTATCAATCCTGACAAAAGGTCTTTGGAAAAGATCCTTGAGACCTTTAAAACCATGGATTCGATACTGGGATTAGACCTGTTTAAACCCTCTTGA
- a CDS encoding DNA-binding protein gives MDDELDELRKRKLEQLQQQQYNAQAQASQQEAARAEYEAKKQSVMRQILTPEARERLNTLKMTKPELVASVEAQLVTLAQSGRLATKIDDAKLKALLLQLQPKKREMQIKRV, from the coding sequence ATGGACGATGAACTCGATGAGCTAAGAAAGCGCAAGCTTGAGCAGCTGCAGCAGCAGCAGTATAATGCGCAGGCACAGGCATCGCAGCAGGAGGCGGCGCGTGCCGAGTATGAGGCAAAAAAGCAGTCTGTCATGCGCCAGATACTCACGCCAGAAGCACGGGAGCGTTTAAATACACTCAAAATGACAAAACCCGAACTTGTGGCAAGCGTTGAGGCGCAGTTGGTCACCCTTGCCCAGAGCGGAAGGCTTGCAACGAAGATAGACGATGCTAAACTCAAGGCGCTGCTTCTCCAGCTTCAGCCCAAGAAGAGGGAAATGCAGATCAAGAGGGTTTAA
- a CDS encoding 30S ribosomal protein S19e, which produces MTTVYDVPAEMLIKNVAQKLKNEQKTNPPEWASYAKTGAHKELSPDSPDWWFVRCASILRRIYIDGPVGVSRLRSFYGGRHRNGVKPHHFSKGSGSVAREALQQLEKAGFVKAQKTGRTVSPQGQSFLDNAANDVKTELIKSNPAIAKY; this is translated from the coding sequence TTGACAACAGTATATGACGTGCCCGCAGAGATGCTAATAAAAAATGTGGCACAGAAACTAAAAAATGAACAGAAAACCAACCCCCCGGAGTGGGCCAGCTATGCCAAGACCGGCGCCCATAAGGAGCTTTCGCCTGATAGTCCTGACTGGTGGTTCGTCAGGTGCGCTTCGATATTGAGGCGGATCTATATCGATGGGCCCGTTGGCGTCTCACGCCTGCGGAGTTTCTACGGCGGAAGGCACAGGAATGGAGTTAAGCCTCATCATTTCTCGAAAGGGAGCGGATCCGTTGCGAGAGAGGCGCTCCAGCAGCTTGAGAAAGCAGGTTTCGTAAAAGCGCAGAAAACCGGCAGGACAGTCTCGCCGCAGGGTCAGTCGTTTTTAGATAATGCGGCAAATGATGTAAAAACAGAACTGATAAAATCCAATCCGGCTATCGCAAAATATTGA
- a CDS encoding YhbY family RNA-binding protein has translation MKRQESRADATLIEPSLQVGKSGIESMAEELKKQLKLKKLIKVKFLKSAIAEGNKQDMAVKLADLTNSDLIEVRGNTAVFRRKG, from the coding sequence ATGAAAAGGCAGGAATCCAGGGCAGATGCTACTCTCATTGAACCCTCCCTTCAGGTGGGCAAGTCAGGTATCGAGAGCATGGCGGAAGAATTAAAAAAGCAATTAAAGCTAAAAAAGCTGATAAAAGTCAAATTCCTTAAATCCGCGATCGCTGAAGGGAATAAGCAGGATATGGCAGTGAAACTGGCGGACCTGACAAATTCAGACCTTATAGAAGTAAGGGGAAATACCGCGGTATTTCGCCGAAAAGGGTAA
- a CDS encoding roadblock/LC7 domain-containing protein: MPDTIDMVDKILSDLKKVGGVEACAAASRDGLLIRAILQKEQFAESFAAMSATMLGAAETATTELGQGVPHRVIVESERGRLIAVGAGPKALLMAIVNTDTGLGLILLELDKAAEKLKEILK, encoded by the coding sequence ATGCCCGATACCATTGACATGGTGGACAAAATACTTTCAGACCTGAAGAAAGTCGGGGGCGTGGAAGCCTGTGCCGCGGCAAGCCGTGACGGGTTACTTATTCGTGCGATCCTCCAAAAAGAGCAATTTGCAGAGTCCTTCGCTGCAATGTCGGCCACCATGCTCGGGGCAGCAGAGACAGCAACGACGGAGCTCGGGCAGGGCGTGCCCCACAGGGTTATTGTGGAATCGGAGCGCGGACGCCTTATCGCAGTAGGTGCCGGGCCCAAGGCTCTTCTAATGGCGATTGTAAATACAGACACAGGGCTGGGATTGATCCTTCTCGAGCTGGACAAGGCTGCGGAAAAGCTCAAAGAGATATTGAAATGA
- a CDS encoding GTP-binding protein — MAETGIPKLDEFLGGGIPKGKSLVYYIQPGVEGEVFGMQTVYTTLKTGGTCAFVVSSTIPDIIRGQFKEFGWDFNPYKDNFFFVDAYNPLIGAPSKEKYVVSNPDNIENFNNVIMDVIKELPPSTIVFGSLSTVMDLCGEKETIEAVRGWNKMAMLYDHVMVYNFTAWPYSQETLDLIRTDLFDAVISIGGIAERVIFGQYFGILKSSWAKETKKSMLFRVLRPGGIKLFIPKILVTGPFDAGKSSFVHALSTRAISVDRLGTTIALDHGHVEYKGFSADIFGTPGQERFDPIIKLLSGESMGIFLVVDSTNPTDFIRAKQMLEITKSYGLPYVIIANKQDLAGALTPEEIRKQFNLPTDVPIVPAVAKDKIGVYEAFEVLIDKITGGI, encoded by the coding sequence ATGGCGGAGACTGGTATCCCAAAGCTCGACGAATTTCTGGGAGGGGGTATACCAAAAGGAAAGAGTCTCGTTTATTATATCCAGCCAGGTGTAGAAGGCGAAGTTTTCGGGATGCAAACAGTTTACACCACACTAAAAACTGGTGGAACCTGCGCATTTGTTGTCTCAAGTACCATACCTGATATTATCAGGGGACAGTTCAAGGAGTTTGGCTGGGATTTCAATCCTTACAAAGATAATTTCTTTTTTGTGGATGCTTATAATCCACTGATTGGAGCACCTTCAAAGGAGAAATACGTTGTATCGAATCCTGACAACATTGAGAATTTCAATAATGTGATAATGGATGTAATAAAAGAATTGCCGCCAAGCACCATCGTGTTCGGATCTCTCTCTACCGTAATGGATTTATGCGGTGAGAAAGAAACCATCGAAGCTGTAAGGGGCTGGAATAAAATGGCAATGTTATATGATCATGTGATGGTCTATAATTTCACTGCATGGCCGTATTCCCAGGAAACCCTGGACCTCATTAGAACAGACCTGTTCGATGCGGTCATATCCATTGGCGGCATAGCGGAACGCGTCATTTTCGGGCAGTATTTCGGGATACTTAAATCGTCATGGGCAAAAGAAACGAAGAAATCCATGCTTTTCAGGGTATTGCGCCCTGGAGGAATAAAATTATTCATACCAAAAATCCTTGTTACAGGGCCATTTGATGCCGGAAAATCCTCGTTTGTGCATGCACTTTCAACCAGGGCTATTTCCGTTGACAGGCTGGGCACTACAATCGCCCTTGACCATGGCCATGTTGAATATAAGGGTTTCAGCGCCGATATCTTCGGCACACCGGGCCAGGAGAGGTTCGATCCTATCATAAAACTATTGAGCGGAGAATCCATGGGTATCTTTCTTGTCGTGGATTCCACGAATCCGACAGATTTTATCCGCGCAAAACAGATGCTTGAGATCACGAAATCCTATGGGTTGCCTTATGTAATCATAGCCAATAAACAGGATTTGGCAGGAGCTTTGACCCCTGAAGAGATAAGAAAGCAGTTCAATTTACCTACTGACGTGCCTATCGTCCCCGCAGTTGCAAAAGATAAAATCGGGGTATATGAAGCATTTGAAGTGTTAATAGACAAGATTACAGGAGGAATCTGA
- a CDS encoding recombinase RecA, with amino-acid sequence MSDYTTGIKELDIAIGGIKKGSNIMLIGPPMSGKEVILYYIMYNGAAKNENAVITVTTRESATHILEWFKENKLALPLSRVGIVDCVTKTLGGAAIENENIKIASSPVDLTGIGVKISQFFEDFFMKKNIRKTQLHINSLSTILMYSNIQTVFRFIHVFTGRIKAAGALGIYVIESGMHDEQAIATLKQLFDGMIEIKSENDKNFIRAVGLSPKPTPWLEYELEGANIKIVGRK; translated from the coding sequence ATGAGTGATTATACAACTGGTATCAAAGAACTGGATATTGCAATAGGTGGTATAAAAAAGGGCTCGAATATCATGCTGATAGGCCCTCCCATGAGCGGAAAGGAAGTCATCCTGTATTACATAATGTATAACGGCGCCGCAAAGAATGAGAATGCAGTGATAACGGTCACCACCCGTGAATCTGCAACACATATTCTGGAATGGTTCAAGGAAAACAAACTTGCATTGCCGCTATCCAGGGTAGGGATCGTTGATTGCGTCACAAAAACGCTGGGTGGGGCAGCTATTGAGAATGAGAATATAAAAATAGCAAGCAGCCCGGTAGACTTGACAGGGATAGGGGTAAAGATCAGCCAGTTCTTCGAGGATTTCTTTATGAAAAAGAATATCCGGAAAACCCAGCTTCATATTAATTCGCTTTCTACAATATTGATGTATTCAAATATCCAAACCGTCTTCAGGTTCATCCATGTTTTTACCGGACGCATCAAAGCTGCAGGTGCTCTCGGAATCTATGTAATAGAGAGCGGTATGCATGATGAGCAGGCTATCGCGACATTGAAACAGCTGTTCGACGGCATGATAGAGATAAAATCAGAAAATGACAAAAATTTCATAAGAGCGGTTGGGCTTTCCCCGAAACCCACTCCATGGCTTGAATATGAGTTAGAAGGAGCTAATATAAAAATAGTTGGGAGAAAGTAG
- a CDS encoding UPF0146 family protein translates to MISDYEDLSEYILKNYSEKVVEVGVGSRPEVALLLKDTIEVVVTDIIDREYAGVRFFRDDVFDPSIGIYKNASLIYSIRPPIDFQEAMAKIAEEVGADLLIRPFGNEKADLSRFFKNYKLINYKKTRFYLYKV, encoded by the coding sequence ATGATTTCAGATTACGAAGATCTTTCAGAATATATACTGAAAAACTACAGCGAGAAAGTGGTGGAGGTCGGAGTGGGTAGCAGACCCGAGGTCGCTCTTTTACTGAAAGATACGATCGAAGTTGTCGTAACAGACATAATCGACCGGGAATATGCTGGGGTCAGGTTTTTCAGGGATGATGTATTCGATCCCAGCATCGGGATTTATAAAAATGCGTCCCTTATTTATTCGATAAGACCGCCCATCGACTTTCAGGAAGCCATGGCCAAAATTGCGGAAGAAGTCGGAGCGGACCTGCTTATCAGACCATTCGGTAATGAAAAGGCTGATCTGAGCAGGTTCTTTAAAAATTATAAGCTAATAAATTATAAAAAAACTAGATTTTATTTGTATAAAGTCTAA